The following nucleotide sequence is from Dyella sp. BiH032.
GCCCTGCAACAGGACGCCCGGCAGGGCTACGCCGAGCTGGGCCGCAAGGTGCGCCTGTCCGCGCCGGCCGTGGCCGAGCGGGTCAAGCGCCTGGAAGAGGCCGGCGTGATCACCGCCTACCGCGCCCAAGTCAACCCGCGCCGCCTGGGCTACGAGATCGAGGCGATGATCCGCCTGCGCTGCGACGGCGGCACCTGCGCCCGCGTCGGCGCACTGGTGGCCGGTGTGCCGGAAGTGCTGGATTGCCGCCGCCTGGCAGGCGAGGACTCTGCGCTGCTGCGCGTGGTCGCCATGTCGGTGCCGCATCTGGAAAACGTGCTGGACCGGCTGCTGAAGATCCATCCGAGCATCAGCACCACCACCCTGGTGGTATTGCAGACCTCGCATGAGAACCGCCCGATCACGCTGGCGATGCGCAACACAGCCAACGCCGCGCTGAGCTGATGCCGCACGGCACGCGATCGCGCGGGTTATGCTCGCGCGATTGCCAAGGAGCGTGCCGCATGCGCCAGCTGTATCCCGAGATCGAACCGTACAAGACGCAACGCATCCAGGTGGATGCGCTCCACAACCTCTACGTGGAGGAGTGCGGCAATCCCGACGGCCTGCCGGTGATCTTCCTGCACGGCGGCCCGGGCGCGGGCGTGTCGCCTTATCACCGCCGCTTCTTCGATCCCTCGCGCT
It contains:
- a CDS encoding Lrp/AsnC family transcriptional regulator — its product is MNALTFESKPSFDTKDWQILEALQQDARQGYAELGRKVRLSAPAVAERVKRLEEAGVITAYRAQVNPRRLGYEIEAMIRLRCDGGTCARVGALVAGVPEVLDCRRLAGEDSALLRVVAMSVPHLENVLDRLLKIHPSISTTTLVVLQTSHENRPITLAMRNTANAALS